A DNA window from Luteolibacter luteus contains the following coding sequences:
- a CDS encoding arylsulfatase — MKLLLPLLLLSSAIAHADTTQKPNIVVFLVDDMGWSDLGCYGSELKTPNLDALAKNGLRFTQFYNGARCCPTRASLLTGLYAHQAGVGHMTEERRDESGKVRPGYSGRLNDTSVTIPEVLGNAGYFTAMTGKWHVGQNHGVKPEERGFQRTLSAAAGGFYFPDSKGTRVFYNGKDLGKNADPLPKDWYASDLWPNFGLKFIDEAITEKKPFFLYNAFNAPHFPLQAPAEDIARWRGKFKAGWDKLREERYRRQIAGGLIDAKWPLSPRPEDVPAWDSLSAEDQDRYDHLMAIYAAVIERMDKGVGILVDGLRQRGQLDNTLILFLSDNGGNAEAGVQGRSRGDNLGDANSDVFIGKTWATLNNTPFVRYKHYTDEGGISTPLIAHWPAVIKDGRRGAIEKQPGHLIDILATAVDVAGAEYPAEFKGKSITPKEGTSLLPAFKGEKLARTAPIFWEHEGNRAVREGDLKLVALENQPWRLYDLAADRSEQHDLAAEKPETVKDLSAKWDAWAARANVLPLGAWRAPEAKNPKGSKKRNFEVKAGDHLEGDEAPDLRNRAITLTADFDAPKGDGVILAQGGTLHGLSLSILEGKLVFFLRSAGDTTRVDLPGPFEGAVQAKATLTRDGKVTLSAGGKEASATRKGLIGTNPIDGLTVGDDGGPAVGPYETAAPFQGTLRSVQITLGKKKTS; from the coding sequence ATGAAACTTCTTTTACCCTTGCTGCTGCTCTCCTCCGCAATCGCGCATGCCGACACCACGCAGAAGCCGAACATCGTCGTCTTCCTCGTGGATGACATGGGCTGGTCCGACCTCGGCTGCTACGGCAGCGAACTGAAGACCCCGAATCTCGATGCCCTTGCCAAGAACGGCCTGCGCTTCACCCAGTTCTACAATGGTGCCCGTTGCTGCCCCACCCGCGCATCGCTCCTCACCGGCCTCTATGCCCATCAGGCGGGTGTGGGCCACATGACTGAGGAACGACGCGACGAGAGCGGGAAAGTCCGCCCGGGATATTCCGGCCGTCTCAATGACACCAGCGTGACCATCCCCGAAGTACTCGGCAATGCGGGCTATTTCACGGCCATGACCGGAAAGTGGCACGTCGGCCAGAACCACGGTGTAAAACCCGAGGAGCGCGGCTTCCAACGAACCCTCAGCGCCGCTGCAGGTGGCTTCTATTTCCCGGACTCGAAGGGCACCCGCGTCTTCTACAATGGCAAGGACCTCGGCAAGAACGCCGATCCCCTGCCGAAGGATTGGTACGCCAGCGATCTCTGGCCGAACTTCGGGCTCAAGTTCATCGATGAAGCAATCACGGAGAAGAAGCCCTTCTTCCTCTACAATGCCTTCAATGCCCCGCATTTCCCGCTACAAGCTCCGGCCGAAGACATCGCCCGCTGGCGCGGCAAGTTCAAGGCAGGCTGGGACAAGCTGCGCGAAGAACGCTACCGCCGCCAGATCGCGGGAGGCTTGATCGACGCCAAGTGGCCTCTTTCGCCACGCCCCGAGGATGTGCCCGCCTGGGATAGCCTCTCTGCGGAGGACCAGGATCGCTACGACCACCTCATGGCCATCTACGCCGCGGTGATCGAGCGTATGGACAAGGGCGTCGGCATTCTCGTCGATGGTCTTCGCCAGCGCGGCCAACTCGACAACACGCTGATCCTTTTCCTCAGCGACAATGGTGGCAACGCTGAGGCCGGTGTACAGGGCCGCTCGCGTGGCGACAATCTCGGCGACGCGAATTCCGACGTCTTCATCGGCAAAACTTGGGCAACGCTCAACAACACGCCTTTCGTCCGCTACAAGCACTACACCGACGAAGGCGGCATCTCCACCCCGCTCATCGCGCACTGGCCTGCCGTCATCAAGGACGGACGCCGCGGCGCGATCGAGAAGCAACCGGGACACCTGATCGATATCCTCGCCACGGCGGTCGACGTCGCGGGCGCCGAGTATCCTGCGGAGTTCAAGGGCAAGTCGATCACCCCGAAGGAAGGCACCAGCCTGCTTCCCGCCTTCAAGGGCGAGAAGCTCGCCCGCACCGCGCCCATCTTTTGGGAGCATGAAGGCAATCGCGCCGTTCGCGAAGGCGACCTGAAACTCGTGGCTCTCGAGAACCAACCCTGGCGTCTCTACGATCTCGCCGCGGATCGAAGCGAGCAGCACGACCTCGCCGCAGAAAAGCCGGAGACCGTGAAGGACCTTTCCGCGAAGTGGGATGCATGGGCAGCCCGCGCGAACGTCTTGCCTCTGGGTGCTTGGCGCGCTCCCGAAGCGAAGAATCCGAAGGGCAGCAAGAAGCGGAACTTCGAAGTAAAAGCTGGGGACCACCTCGAAGGCGATGAGGCACCCGATCTCCGCAATCGCGCGATCACCTTGACCGCGGACTTCGATGCACCGAAGGGCGATGGCGTGATTCTCGCCCAAGGAGGAACGCTTCACGGCCTCTCCCTCTCCATCCTCGAGGGCAAGCTGGTCTTCTTCCTTCGCAGCGCAGGCGATACCACCCGCGTGGACCTTCCCGGTCCCTTTGAAGGAGCCGTCCAAGCAAAGGCCACGCTCACCCGCGATGGCAAGGTCACCCTCTCCGCCGGCGGTAAGGAAGCTAGCGCGACTCGCAAAGGCCTGATCGGCACCAACCCCATCGACGGCCTCACCGTCGGTGACGACGGCGGCCCCGCAGTCGGCCCCTACGAAACCGCAGCCCCCTTCCAGGGCACCCTCCGCTCCGTCCAAATCACCCTCGGCAAGAAGAAGACCTCATGA
- the ppk1 gene encoding polyphosphate kinase 1 — protein MSLPFINRELSWLEFNQRVLNEALRSDLPLLERVKFLAITASNLDEFFQVRVGSLMLLQRSGRKNPDPSGMTPTQQLTAIRRRVQKMVEDQYHLFAEDLTKGLRSAGIRLLSTKGLTPTQYDQVAAAFHDQISPLLTPLAVVAGEEPPLVPALQLIVTCRVKDTETGAIRHVLIPIPDGVARRIPVSEVGDGVAFVLVEDVVALHAEELFPGEDVEATTCFRVTRNGDIAVQEDDASDLAGEMEEVLAARKLSGTVRLELPSSLPRDLAKVIQEVCGATSNETYRFAGPLALAGFMDLAFLPGFDQLRDEDWPSQPSPELAPGDSIFEAISRRDVLLHQPYESFEPVMRLIEEAADDPQVVSIKQVLYRTARQSRIIDALIRAAENGKTVTVLVELKARFDEARNLLRAEELQRAGAQIVYGVKGLKTHAKICLVVRREDGRLRRYVHLGTGNYNESTAKLYTDISLLTCRPEYGSDASLFFNAVTGRSKLLRFQRLVPAPTAMKPRLLELIASEAERARQGEPARILAKVNSLQDPEIIAALYQASKAGVEINLNVRGICCLKTGDARHSKHIRVVSVIDRFLEHARIFYFHQGGDPDIFIASADWMGRNLDRRVELMIPIEDSRARRRLLRILEAFFQDNTQASKILPDGSSERLKAAAGEKKFRAQEHFFKEARRTAKAREHERAMTFEPHVPK, from the coding sequence ATGTCGCTTCCCTTCATCAACCGCGAGCTCTCCTGGCTGGAATTCAACCAGCGGGTATTGAACGAAGCCCTGCGAAGCGATTTGCCGCTCTTGGAGCGTGTGAAGTTCCTGGCAATCACGGCCTCGAATCTCGATGAGTTTTTCCAAGTCCGTGTGGGAAGCCTGATGCTCCTCCAGCGCAGCGGCCGGAAAAATCCGGACCCGTCGGGCATGACGCCCACCCAGCAACTGACCGCCATCCGCCGCCGGGTGCAAAAAATGGTGGAGGATCAGTATCATCTCTTCGCCGAGGATCTCACCAAGGGCCTGCGGAGTGCGGGGATCCGGCTGCTTTCCACCAAGGGCCTGACCCCGACGCAGTATGACCAGGTGGCTGCGGCATTCCACGACCAGATCTCACCGCTGCTCACACCCCTGGCAGTCGTCGCGGGTGAAGAACCGCCGCTGGTTCCTGCGCTACAATTGATCGTCACCTGCCGGGTGAAGGATACGGAAACCGGAGCGATCCGCCACGTGCTAATCCCGATCCCGGACGGCGTGGCCCGGCGCATCCCGGTCAGCGAAGTCGGGGACGGCGTGGCCTTCGTCCTCGTGGAGGACGTCGTGGCACTTCATGCCGAAGAGCTCTTCCCAGGCGAAGATGTCGAGGCCACCACCTGTTTCCGCGTGACGCGAAACGGCGATATCGCCGTGCAGGAAGACGATGCCAGCGACCTTGCCGGCGAGATGGAAGAAGTCCTCGCGGCCCGCAAGCTTTCCGGCACCGTTCGCTTGGAGCTCCCCTCCAGCCTGCCCCGCGATCTCGCAAAGGTGATCCAAGAAGTCTGCGGTGCCACCAGCAACGAGACCTATCGCTTCGCCGGTCCTCTGGCTTTGGCCGGCTTCATGGATCTCGCCTTCCTTCCCGGCTTCGACCAGCTGCGCGATGAGGATTGGCCCTCTCAGCCTTCTCCGGAGCTTGCACCGGGAGATTCGATCTTCGAAGCAATCAGCCGTCGCGATGTGCTACTGCATCAGCCTTACGAAAGTTTCGAGCCGGTGATGCGCCTGATCGAAGAGGCTGCTGACGATCCACAGGTCGTCTCGATCAAGCAGGTGCTCTACCGCACCGCACGCCAATCCCGGATCATCGATGCCCTGATCCGCGCCGCGGAAAACGGCAAAACCGTGACCGTGCTGGTCGAACTCAAGGCCCGCTTCGACGAGGCCCGTAACCTGCTCCGCGCGGAAGAACTCCAGCGCGCCGGCGCCCAGATCGTTTACGGCGTGAAGGGCCTCAAGACCCACGCGAAGATCTGCCTTGTCGTCCGACGCGAGGACGGCCGCCTGCGCCGCTACGTCCACCTCGGCACGGGCAACTACAACGAGAGCACCGCGAAGCTCTACACCGACATCTCCCTCCTGACCTGCCGCCCCGAATACGGCTCGGATGCATCCCTCTTCTTCAATGCGGTCACCGGTCGCTCGAAGCTCCTCCGCTTCCAGCGGCTCGTCCCCGCGCCTACCGCGATGAAGCCGCGCCTTCTTGAGCTCATCGCTTCGGAAGCCGAGCGCGCCCGCCAAGGCGAGCCCGCACGCATCCTCGCCAAGGTGAACTCCCTGCAGGATCCGGAGATCATCGCCGCTCTCTATCAAGCCTCGAAGGCCGGTGTGGAAATCAACCTCAATGTCCGCGGCATCTGCTGCCTGAAGACCGGCGACGCCAGACACTCGAAGCACATCCGCGTCGTCTCGGTGATTGACCGCTTCCTGGAACACGCGCGGATCTTCTATTTCCATCAGGGCGGCGACCCGGATATCTTCATCGCCTCCGCCGACTGGATGGGACGCAACCTTGACCGCCGCGTCGAGCTCATGATCCCGATCGAAGACAGCCGCGCCCGTCGCCGCCTGCTTCGCATCCTCGAGGCCTTTTTCCAAGACAACACCCAAGCCTCCAAGATCCTGCCCGATGGCTCCTCCGAGCGCCTGAAGGCCGCCGCGGGCGAAAAGAAGTTCCGCGCCCAGGAACACTTCTTCAAGGAAGCCCGGCGCACCGCCAAGGCCCGCGAGCACGAGCGCGCCATGACCTTCGAGCCCCACGTGCCGAAGTAG
- a CDS encoding polyphosphate kinase 2 family protein — MKIGEAIKKYRVRPGEKVDFRTIDASDCSLFANGGKVESQAVFDELRDELQALQKVLYAQNKHRILIVLQAMDTGGKDGCVKHVFSRVDPQGVSVKAFKKPTEEELGHDFLWRVHPHVPGNGQIVIFNRSHYEDILAVRVKKLFGDEVWKRRYRHVVEFERMLAEEGTTIIKMYLHISKDEQKRRLESRLANPAKHWKFNPDDLSDRARWDDFQRAYEDLIEKTSTDQAPWFIVPGDRKWYRNLVVARIMVDTLRSLKMDFPKPAWDASGVKIV; from the coding sequence ATGAAAATCGGTGAGGCCATCAAGAAATACCGGGTGAGGCCGGGGGAAAAGGTGGACTTCCGCACCATCGACGCCAGCGACTGCTCGCTGTTCGCGAATGGCGGGAAAGTGGAGTCCCAAGCGGTTTTCGATGAGCTCCGGGACGAGTTGCAGGCGCTCCAAAAAGTTCTCTACGCCCAGAACAAGCACCGCATCCTGATCGTCCTTCAGGCGATGGATACCGGGGGCAAAGACGGCTGCGTGAAGCATGTGTTTTCCCGTGTGGATCCGCAGGGGGTCAGCGTGAAAGCCTTCAAAAAGCCGACGGAGGAGGAACTGGGGCACGATTTTCTCTGGCGAGTGCATCCCCACGTGCCGGGAAACGGCCAGATCGTGATTTTCAATCGCAGTCACTACGAGGACATCCTTGCAGTCCGGGTGAAGAAGCTTTTCGGGGACGAAGTATGGAAGCGCCGCTACCGCCACGTGGTCGAATTCGAGCGCATGCTGGCGGAGGAGGGGACGACCATCATCAAGATGTACCTCCACATCTCCAAGGATGAGCAGAAGCGCCGTCTGGAGTCCCGTCTGGCCAACCCGGCGAAGCACTGGAAATTCAACCCGGATGATCTTTCCGACCGCGCCCGCTGGGATGACTTTCAGAGGGCCTATGAGGACCTGATCGAGAAAACGAGCACGGACCAAGCTCCTTGGTTCATCGTCCCGGGTGACCGGAAGTGGTACCGGAATCTCGTCGTCGCCCGCATCATGGTGGATACCTTGCGGAGCCTGAAGATGGATTTTCCCAAGCCTGCTTGGGATGCCTCCGGTGTGAAAATCGTTTGA
- a CDS encoding lipoyl protein ligase domain-containing protein — protein MLAFLRLWIDPVARDGPENMAVDEWLAETADVPVLRSYRWKPGWGSFGYFVKAGDLPDHGLKWVRRWTGGGIVDHREDWTYTVFVPRGHSLAEARGAESYRVIHSAVVAGLLEAGKEALLAGPAAAAAGGECFIQAVEHDVLDATGRKIAGAGQRRSVRGLLHQGSVAVESSLERALASALAEKVEENPYFPDPGTLAAKVAGRYGMENWANRR, from the coding sequence GTGCTCGCGTTTCTCCGGCTCTGGATCGACCCCGTCGCCCGCGATGGGCCGGAAAACATGGCGGTGGATGAGTGGCTGGCCGAGACTGCGGATGTGCCGGTCCTGCGCTCCTACCGGTGGAAGCCGGGGTGGGGGAGCTTCGGTTATTTCGTGAAAGCGGGGGATTTGCCGGACCATGGCCTGAAATGGGTCAGGCGCTGGACCGGTGGGGGGATCGTCGACCACCGGGAGGACTGGACTTATACGGTTTTTGTCCCGCGGGGGCATTCGCTTGCGGAGGCTCGCGGGGCGGAGAGCTATCGGGTGATCCATTCCGCCGTCGTGGCCGGGCTGCTGGAGGCGGGGAAGGAAGCTCTGCTGGCCGGTCCTGCGGCTGCCGCGGCGGGCGGGGAGTGCTTTATCCAAGCGGTGGAGCACGACGTTCTCGACGCTACAGGGCGGAAAATCGCGGGCGCGGGGCAGCGGAGGAGCGTGCGGGGCTTGCTCCATCAAGGGTCGGTGGCGGTCGAAAGCTCGCTAGAGCGGGCGCTTGCGAGCGCACTGGCGGAGAAGGTGGAAGAAAATCCGTATTTTCCGGATCCCGGGACGCTGGCAGCGAAGGTGGCGGGGCGCTACGGCATGGAGAATTGGGCGAATCGGCGGTAG
- a CDS encoding sulfatase family protein, with protein MKFPLLVLLASTLASFAEEKRPNFLFIITDDQRWDAIAAVQKEQGDNARFPWLDTPALDRLKGQSASFRNAFCTTSLCSPSRASFLTGQYTHTHGVTNNHSPFPSGATTYATVLQKNGYRTGYVGKWHMGNEDQRPGFDFSASFRGQGKFFNCPVIVRKDGERKDIVADKWIDDASADFAIDFLRENKERPFLLTVGFKSVHGPREPHPDHKSSYSGDKVRPVPNLGAYAPFLPEKKASPARDNPGNPKLLDYFRTLTSADRSLGRLLDEVDALGLDKNTIVIFTSDNGYYLGEHGLGDKRSAYEEALRLPLLVRSPFHDETKSAVQPIVLNIDLAPTIVDLAGLPVPSSFQGKSLKPLLEGNKPDTWRKDFLYEYFYERNFRNPPVVAIRTENEKLVTYPGRDAWNQLFEVREDPYELANHYANSEKTGLRQRLETRLEELKRETAYKLPESADPDRFGSEKPARAAARKAKP; from the coding sequence ATGAAATTTCCGCTCCTCGTCCTGCTCGCTTCCACGCTGGCTTCCTTCGCGGAGGAAAAGCGGCCGAATTTCCTCTTCATCATCACCGATGACCAGCGCTGGGATGCCATCGCCGCGGTCCAGAAGGAACAAGGCGACAACGCCCGCTTCCCTTGGCTCGATACACCGGCACTCGATCGGCTGAAAGGGCAGTCGGCCTCCTTCCGGAACGCCTTCTGCACCACCTCGCTTTGCTCCCCCAGCCGCGCCAGCTTCCTCACCGGCCAATACACCCACACCCACGGGGTAACGAACAATCACTCACCCTTTCCTTCGGGAGCCACTACCTATGCAACCGTTCTGCAGAAGAACGGCTACCGCACCGGCTACGTCGGAAAATGGCACATGGGAAATGAGGATCAGCGGCCAGGATTCGATTTCTCCGCCAGTTTCCGGGGCCAAGGTAAATTCTTCAATTGCCCCGTGATCGTCCGCAAGGATGGAGAGAGGAAAGACATTGTCGCTGACAAATGGATCGACGACGCCTCGGCCGATTTCGCCATCGATTTCCTGCGCGAGAACAAGGAACGGCCTTTCCTGCTCACCGTTGGCTTCAAGTCCGTGCACGGCCCGCGCGAGCCGCATCCGGATCACAAGAGCAGCTACAGCGGAGACAAGGTCAGGCCGGTTCCAAACCTTGGAGCATACGCCCCCTTCCTTCCGGAAAAGAAAGCCAGCCCGGCTAGGGACAATCCCGGGAACCCGAAGCTGCTGGATTATTTCCGGACCCTCACCAGCGCGGACCGCAGTCTCGGCCGGCTCCTTGATGAAGTCGACGCCCTGGGCTTGGACAAAAACACGATCGTCATCTTCACCAGTGACAACGGTTACTACCTTGGCGAACACGGACTAGGCGACAAGCGCTCCGCTTATGAGGAAGCCCTACGCCTGCCGCTTTTGGTCCGCTCACCCTTCCACGACGAGACGAAGTCGGCAGTTCAGCCCATCGTTCTGAACATCGACCTCGCGCCAACGATTGTCGATCTCGCCGGACTTCCGGTTCCATCCTCGTTCCAAGGGAAAAGTCTCAAGCCCCTTCTGGAAGGCAACAAGCCGGACACGTGGCGTAAAGACTTCCTCTACGAATACTTCTACGAGCGGAACTTCAGGAACCCGCCTGTCGTCGCCATCCGCACCGAGAACGAGAAGCTGGTGACTTATCCTGGCCGCGACGCCTGGAATCAGCTCTTCGAGGTAAGGGAGGATCCCTACGAACTGGCCAACCACTACGCCAACTCGGAGAAGACCGGTCTTCGCCAGCGGCTGGAAACCCGCTTGGAAGAACTCAAGCGCGAGACCGCCTACAAGCTTCCCGAATCCGCCGACCCTGATCGCTTCGGCAGCGAAAAGCCGGCTCGGGCCGCCGCAAGGAAAGCTAAACCTTGA
- a CDS encoding CbiX/SirB N-terminal domain-containing protein produces MPFTPKPHAALLIVGHGSTENPDSSTPYFEHADEIRNRGLFGEVHCCFWKEEPSMREAGYMIDAEEIYVVPDFISEGYFTQDVIPRELQLEGPTTRRAGKTWHYTLPVGVHSSMTGLLLQRAKEVAPDANPAETTLFIVGHGTGLNQNSTKAIRDQVEHIKASGAGYAEVLDAFMEEQPFIAEWDKLATTPNVIVVPFFIADGLHSYQDIPVLLGIETEPGEAASQREVFRHNPHHLRGKTLYYSSAIGTERHIADVILDQIADFDARLHETR; encoded by the coding sequence ATGCCTTTCACGCCCAAGCCGCACGCCGCCCTCCTCATCGTGGGCCACGGCTCGACCGAAAATCCGGATTCGTCCACGCCCTACTTCGAGCATGCCGACGAAATCCGGAACCGCGGTCTTTTCGGCGAGGTCCACTGCTGCTTCTGGAAGGAAGAACCTTCCATGCGCGAAGCTGGCTACATGATCGATGCCGAGGAGATCTACGTGGTCCCGGATTTTATCAGTGAAGGCTACTTCACACAGGACGTGATCCCCCGCGAGCTGCAGCTCGAAGGACCCACCACGCGGCGGGCAGGAAAGACCTGGCACTACACCCTGCCGGTCGGCGTCCACTCTTCCATGACCGGTCTCCTGCTCCAGCGCGCCAAGGAAGTCGCTCCGGACGCGAATCCCGCGGAGACCACCCTTTTCATCGTGGGCCACGGCACCGGCTTAAACCAGAATTCAACCAAGGCGATCCGCGATCAGGTCGAGCACATCAAGGCCTCCGGGGCGGGCTATGCCGAAGTGCTGGATGCGTTCATGGAGGAACAACCCTTCATCGCGGAGTGGGACAAGCTCGCCACCACTCCGAACGTCATCGTCGTTCCCTTCTTTATTGCCGACGGCCTTCACAGCTACCAGGACATCCCGGTGCTGTTAGGAATCGAAACAGAGCCCGGCGAAGCCGCCAGCCAGCGCGAGGTCTTCCGCCACAATCCCCACCATCTTCGCGGCAAGACGCTCTACTATTCCTCTGCCATTGGCACCGAACGCCACATCGCCGATGTGATCCTCGACCAGATCGCCGACTTTGACGCCAGACTTCATGAAACTCGCTGA
- a CDS encoding DR2241 family protein: MKLAERLSQAIAAGIRRIGQVSIRPDLAGAAYALCHIEDEAADPHSLEIHNGAAAARDISTWAEDGHYRFTKSELSLKRGWILRLSSADELKQALDLFYPAGVGLWMADKDDHLKIEHLRDKLNRQTGMYRFARNLGDAGAQKLVREVCGPSNCCVKKILWQIDSNTPLEDSEASRFDGVVGAFDRQAAIPLLCREACNHFVAEARKASKAENDAKR; the protein is encoded by the coding sequence ATGAAACTCGCTGAGCGACTTTCCCAAGCCATCGCCGCCGGCATCCGCCGCATCGGTCAGGTTTCCATCCGCCCCGATCTTGCGGGCGCAGCCTATGCCTTGTGCCACATTGAGGACGAAGCGGCCGACCCCCATTCGTTAGAGATCCACAATGGTGCCGCCGCAGCGCGGGACATCTCGACCTGGGCGGAAGACGGACACTATCGCTTCACGAAGAGCGAACTCTCCCTCAAGCGGGGCTGGATCCTCCGGCTCTCTTCCGCGGACGAACTGAAGCAAGCACTGGACCTCTTCTATCCTGCGGGGGTCGGTTTATGGATGGCCGACAAGGACGATCATCTGAAAATCGAGCATCTGCGCGACAAGCTGAACCGACAGACGGGGATGTATCGCTTCGCTCGAAATCTCGGCGACGCCGGAGCCCAAAAACTGGTCCGTGAAGTCTGCGGCCCGAGCAACTGCTGCGTTAAAAAGATTCTCTGGCAGATCGATTCGAACACACCTCTGGAAGACAGCGAAGCAAGCCGCTTTGATGGTGTGGTGGGTGCATTCGATCGACAAGCCGCCATTCCCCTGCTCTGCCGGGAGGCTTGCAATCACTTCGTGGCCGAAGCCCGCAAAGCATCAAAGGCGGAAAACGACGCCAAGCGCTGA
- a CDS encoding HD domain-containing protein — translation MSSAPPAEATGLLATAIHVGASAVSLLIAEKQPDGSYRAVDFLEQPAPLARDVFRHGVVSAETTERIVGILKDYQNALAEYGADGQNITRAVATNILVEATNHDIFLNRIRIACGLSINPIDDGEMTRLIYLKTRRRLKDTPAMKRRCTLVVHVGPGNTRALLFQEGAITRYTSYRLGTHRTREATEGSHAEGTSMLRVIREHTSGNLAQMRFDYHDVKLDALVVIGYEIQQIARDLSKGSGTCSTKALKKAAVEASQMSELDLVTRFQIDYQTSEALLPALETNLAIAETFDLKEIHIPISDYEQGILQDLLVSGSLAGTLDQEVLRSARILALRYQSDPRHGEHVARICHHLFTELQDLHGMTKHDAMLLQVAAILHEVGTFVSPRAHHKHSEYIILNSEIFGLDRLDITMIAMVARYHRHSGPRIDHPNYRDLDTVDRIRVAKLSALLRVADALERTHDQRVHEILIRRDERRLRLVLPGVTDAAVERLAMASKADLFEQVFGLEVVIDDAG, via the coding sequence ATGTCATCCGCTCCGCCTGCCGAAGCCACCGGCCTTCTCGCCACCGCGATTCACGTCGGGGCCAGCGCGGTTTCGCTGCTCATCGCGGAAAAGCAACCGGATGGCAGTTACCGCGCCGTCGATTTCCTTGAGCAACCTGCCCCTTTGGCGCGCGATGTCTTTCGCCACGGCGTGGTCAGCGCGGAGACCACGGAACGTATCGTGGGCATCCTGAAAGACTATCAGAATGCCTTGGCGGAGTACGGCGCGGACGGACAAAACATCACCCGGGCCGTAGCGACCAACATCCTGGTGGAGGCGACCAACCACGACATTTTCCTCAACCGCATCCGGATCGCCTGCGGCCTCTCGATCAATCCGATCGACGACGGCGAGATGACCCGCCTCATCTATCTGAAGACCCGCCGCCGGCTGAAGGATACGCCAGCGATGAAGCGGCGCTGCACCTTGGTCGTGCACGTCGGCCCGGGAAATACCCGCGCCCTGCTCTTCCAGGAAGGTGCTATCACCCGCTATACGAGCTACCGCTTGGGAACCCACCGGACCCGCGAGGCCACGGAAGGCTCCCACGCCGAAGGCACCTCCATGCTACGCGTGATCCGCGAGCACACCTCCGGCAATCTCGCCCAGATGCGCTTCGACTATCACGATGTGAAGCTGGATGCGCTGGTGGTGATCGGCTACGAGATCCAACAGATCGCTCGCGACCTCTCGAAGGGCTCCGGCACCTGCTCCACCAAGGCACTGAAGAAAGCCGCGGTCGAAGCCTCGCAAATGAGCGAGCTCGACCTGGTCACCCGCTTCCAAATCGACTATCAGACTTCCGAAGCGCTCCTGCCAGCACTGGAGACGAACCTCGCCATCGCGGAAACCTTCGACCTGAAGGAAATTCACATTCCCATCAGCGATTACGAGCAAGGAATCCTACAGGACCTCCTCGTCTCTGGAAGCTTGGCGGGGACCCTCGACCAGGAAGTGCTGCGTTCCGCGCGGATTCTGGCGCTGCGTTACCAGTCGGATCCCCGCCACGGGGAACATGTCGCCCGGATCTGCCATCATCTCTTCACCGAGCTGCAGGATCTTCACGGCATGACCAAACACGATGCCATGCTTCTCCAGGTCGCGGCGATCCTTCACGAGGTCGGCACCTTCGTTAGCCCCCGCGCTCACCACAAGCACTCCGAGTATATCATCCTGAATAGCGAGATCTTCGGGCTCGACCGGCTCGATATCACGATGATCGCCATGGTTGCGCGCTATCATCGCCACTCGGGACCGCGCATCGATCACCCGAACTACCGTGATCTCGACACCGTCGACCGCATCCGCGTGGCAAAGCTCTCCGCTCTTCTCCGCGTGGCCGATGCGCTTGAGCGCACTCACGACCAGCGCGTCCACGAAATCCTGATCCGCCGCGACGAGCGGCGGTTGCGCCTCGTCCTCCCCGGTGTCACGGACGCCGCCGTGGAACGGCTGGCGATGGCCTCGAAGGCCGATCTTTTCGAGCAGGTCTTCGGCCTCGAAGTCGTGATCGACGACGCGGGCTGA